CTCTCTCCTGCAAAGTCTTGCATGCAATCTTGCGTTCCCTTTGTAAAGGACGAGTCTCTTTCATTCTTTTCAGTGCAGTCGAATAAGAATTTAGTTAGTAATTTATTTTTTCACATTATATCCAATGACTATAATACACACAAAACATATTATATTACTGCTTTGTGGCAACTGAAATAGTGCAACACATTAATTTCTTACGTTAACGTAATTGTCAACGGCTGAAATCAGCCACGCAAAAATCGATTACACATAGATCAGGCTTTTGCAAATTGTGCGTATTTGAGCAAATTGTGACTCTATTATGAATCATGGTCAATTCAAAATTTCCAGATAATATAGCCAAAAACTAAAATCAAAATGCTAATATTACAATTAGGGATTACCGAATTAATACACAGTTCCCTTGCGCAAGTAATAAACAGAGGGTCGATTCTGATATCACTCCACCTTCAGTGTAACCTGAAGCTTGGGTTGATGTGCATTCCATTGCAACAACATCCATAACATCGATGTGCCTGATCAAATCATGGTcgatatattaaaatatatatggaTACAAGATATATTTGCAACTCTCGTCTCAAGCTAATCTAGTGTCATTTACATTGATAAGAAATCATGAATTAAAAACTAGAGACAATTGCATCATAAACATGGAGTAACTTAGAAATAACTGGTTAAGTATCAATCAATTGATTTTGTCACAAAGTATGAAGgtcattttgaaaaaaaaagtCTCAATGTAATTATTGTAGTCCACTAACGGCTTTGGCTTCAAAATAATTGCAGGTCAACATAATATAAAAAGTCTATCAGGAAGTGTGAAGTGGCAAATGATGAAAAGTGGTTAATTACCTCATTGCGATCGAATATCATGGAAGCAGTACAAACCTACTCTACAACAAGGAGAAAAAAACATCACCCAGGACTCGCATACTTCACTGCTCCAAATATTTTAGTATATATTCACGATAATAAAAATATTGTTATCAAAAAGTATATATTTTATACCCCCTGGTAGTCTTCCATCCAAATATATTAGTATATTAATAATAAGGGACAAGTTTTACTCAGAACCagtttaatttattaaatataaaagaatgcGCGTAATAATGTGTCACGCTAAAAAAGAATTAATTTCTAAAAGATAATTTCTAATTTAAAATAAAACCACGATGTTCTGCAATAGAACACCATATTCTGTGATTTACAAAGAGTATATTGTGTTCTGCTCTCGAACGACAACCATCATGCACTGCAGCCGAACAGATAACTATAAAGTTTCAAATTATTATGAAGTTCTTATCTGAACCATCATGCAAAGATCTGAATTTTATCCAGAATGATAAGAAGTTTTTGGAAAATGTAAAAGAGAACACATCAGTAAACTGCTTGAGCAGTACGTGAGGGTGATAACGGTAAGGGTGAGGGAAAGAACATAAAAAGTGGCACATAACATATGGTATTAAACAAAGATTTAAATGATATGGGCGTTCCAAAGGAGGTTTTCAAAGGGTAAGGGAACAGCATTATGGAAGCTTTAGACCAAGTTCACGAAGTCTGCAAAGCTCAGGTATTTATATTATATTTCTAGGGATAGGGAGTTAAGAGTAGGGGATGGAAAAGAACAATGGTGAGAAGAATAAAAGGGCTGGAGTAGAATATAAGAAAGCTAGAATTAAAAATAGTTTATCGAGTTTGCATTGTAAACACAAGATGTTATTAGACAAAAACATGTACGAATATGTATGAAGTAAACATTGCTGCTAAACACcatttaaattataaatacttGTACTGTTGAAAGAGAGTTAAAATGACATCTTTTAACAGATTATCatttttttttaaagaaaaaaaaatcatattCGTACAATTGTACAATGTCGGTTCTAATGTAGTTTGGGCAATATTATAAAACTGGATTCTTATAGCTCAAATTAGTTTACTACAACAGATTAAAATTAATTTTCACAAACAGTGTGTTTATTAGGTTTCAGAATAACCGACGAAGGCGCCTAGATAGTTAACCGCAGAAACAAAACCCGCCAGAGAATCTGTTATAATAGATAGAATAGGTTTTTAAAGATAAAGGACCTGCATTCATACTCAATACTGGACCGAACATGTCCAATTTACTTTCATCGAAGTGTCACCATCCCAATGCTCTACCAAACAATTATGTTCCAATGGAAAGTAACAGCTTAACGTATGCATTTAATTGAATTTGTAGATACCTGCAAAGACGCTGACTGTTGTAAGATTCCCGATGGCCATTGTTTGATATATCAAATACTCTGTCAAGAAATGACCAAATGCATAAACGAACGACAGAAAGGTAGCAGTATAAAGTGGTTTATTTTCGAGGTTAAAAGCACAAAGAAAGCAGAGAGTGCAGGTAAGAAGGGTCCAGACTCCGAATGTTCTCCCATGCACTTCAGTCACTGAAAGGAAAGAGTTGTATGAGATATCGTTACTTCAATGAGTAAGAGTGTGAGTGTGAGTCTAGGTGTGTGTAATTAGTTGTACAGAAATGATGAGACAAGGATATTACTGGGTGATAAAGAGAAGACGGCGAGACGGAGAGCCCAAATGTCAAAGAAACCAAACCAAACTGAAGCCAAACGGAGACATCCAACTAAAACCAACCACCATCCCAATGCTTTCATTCTCCAATCCTTTATCTATGATTGATAAAACAATACAATCAATGCATAAACTATACATACGGTCTGCCCTACATTTTTTATGAAAGTGAACAAGTAACATAACTAATCACTTCAAGATGAAAGTTTGGAGGGTGGAAGTTGATCCGAGATCAGTGCTGAGCAGTAACTACTGctgatttaaatataaatatatatatatataatttaaaaaatgacaaaaataccACAAATTAATCTATTCCTACCCGCAATGACACATTCGAAAAAATGGTCAATTTCACAACAGGATACTCCTAAGGGAGGCAACTTTAGGTATAAGGTCGGGTTCTTATAAGCTCAACAGGCTCAAGTTGCAATTTCAAGTAAATCCGAACCCGGCCCACTTTTTTGATGGGTCAAAGTACAGGACCTAAACATGACTCGAACTACCCATGGAAATTCTGACACGACAGAAAAATTCAATGAGTATCCTACACGACACAACACGAACTGAGAAAGAAAATCGGAAAAACTGAATACTAACATAATAGCGTTTCTGAGTAAAAAAAGAAGTGATAATGTACAGTACAAACAATTATACTAAAAAATAGAAATAGaatttaatcaataaataaaaaAGTAGATTACCAAATTAAGAGAATGAATCAGGATTTATTAATTTAGACGTTAAGAGATAAAAAATCGATATGAACTGAGAGCACTGTTATCGTATGAGAGACACAATTGGTAGCAACTTTCTTATCAACATAGCATCCATTAAGTTCACATGTTTTCCCTTTTGCAACGAAGGAAATGACTTCAGTTATGTGCTAATTAAAGGTATAACTAGCTGATAAAACTACACCACTGTATGGTTAGAAATTATGAGTTGGAAAGCTACAGATAGAACACATAGCCGCCGCCACAGAAAGCTCTACTCTAGAGCAATTAAAACTCATATGTTTGTGCAATGACATGCATTTATTAAATGCCATTTACAGTCATGGTTTATTTTCTGTGCAGTGTGCACCTATATTGAACATAGAGATGTTAATAATAACGAAAACTATCACAAGTCTTCTTTCATCCATTCATAAATCAATAATCACATTGCAAAAAGCTCCAAGACAAGACTAAAACCACAAAATTGCTAAAAAACTTGTGTTTCAGTTCAAGTCTGTATCATCTAGAAATTAACACTGACAACCACACTAAAAATATCAGATTATAGCAGAAAGATATAGCACAGGATTTCCAAACTATAAGTATTAGTACAAGCATGTTTGTTCTAAAAATGATAACTTTTAGTATTTTTGCAAAATGACGAGAAGCCTTTAGCTGATCCTGCTTGGATCAATCAACCCAGCAGAATTAAAAAAATATCCTCTCTGAACAGGTTAACAAGATAAGCAAATTGTGTTACTTCTGAAAAAACTATGGAACATAGGAACTGAACTATTTGCAAAGAAAAAAATAAGTTGCTCTGCGCAGAAAATTCACAATAAAAGCAAATTGTATATTCATTAGGAGTAATAAATAACTAACATTGAAATTAGTAAAAGTGGTTGTTAGTGTATGACCATAGGCACACACTTGAAGTAACATACTAAATTAATATATAAGGAACAGGATTGTATTAAAACCTGGTTAAGACCAGATTGCTATCATAAACTAATCTTAATACATTTTCTTCGTTGCAACAATTACCATACAGTTTAAGATCAATAATTCAGTCAGAATAGCACACCTCTAGGTAAGTGTAACCATTACTCAAAATTTATCCTACTACACACACGTGTGTAGTTCATCCTAACAGCCTATTCTTGTTCTATACTCTTCAAAACTTTGCTGATTATAGGTATAAATAATACAATCGATAATGGAAAAAATAACAAGAATAGCCTAAATATTGCTGAACTTGTACCAAAATAGCTCAATTGAAAAAAGTGGCCATATATGGCCGATTGAATACCCAACACCAGAATGCGTATATTCTTTCTTCCATCTTTCCTCACTTTGTCCTGTAAATCGCTGTAGACTTGTGTGAGCGGGATTCTCTACATATCTACTACAATCAATGATTCACTCACCATTATCACTACACAGATAAGAAAAGGTTTTACATAAGGAAGAAGAAGAGATTTTAGAAATTAGGTAGGATGGACAGAGTGTATGTAATATATGCATACAATTGTTAAGCAAGTAGGAATTGGGTATATTATCAGTTACGCATTTGATAACAAGGTATCACTAAATACGCATTCAGCGATAAGGTATTGCATATCTTTAAAAGAGTTACGCAAATATGGATGGGGTATCATTAATTGAATACCCTGCTCCCATATGCGTATTATTAATATACCCAATTCCTACTTGCTTAACAATTGTATGCATATATTACATACACTCTGTCCATCCTAACTAATTTCTAAAATCTCTTCTTCTTCCTTATGTAAAACCTTTTCTTATCTGTGTAGTGATAATGGTGAGTGAATCATTGATTGTAGTAGATATGTAGAGAATCCCGCTCACACAAGTCTACAGCGATTTACAGGACAAAGTGAGGAAAGATGGAAGAAAGAATATACGCATTCTGGTGTTGGGTATTCAATCGGCCATATATGGCCACTTTTTTCAATTGAGCTATTTTGGTACAAGTTCAGCAATATTTAGGCTATTCTTGTTATTTTTTCTTATATATGTCCTTCACCCTCGATAATGCAGATATCAATTAACTCATCAAACAACTTTAATAACACTAATTCCCCGTAAACATCCCAAACAGAACCATACGAAAACTTATAATCTGTTTACAGTTGAAATACTAATATATAGAGTTCCAAGGTTCGACAAACTTATCTCAATCCTAAATTTACATCACCAACTACAGCACCTGTGgaattaaattcataattcatatCCAGTAATTCAAAAAATCAAATGCACAAATATAATTAGCAAACATAAAATGTGCACATTTTGAACCAATAAAATCAAACTATGTGCGTAGAAAAAGATTCAAACTGTAAATTCAAAACAGTTATAAGTCCGAAAGCTAATACTAAAATTCAACAACATAAAGAACTCCATTTACAAGGTTAAGCAAAGACCAAGTTTATACTAAGatacaaatataaattattgttaCAGTTAGTATACACACAAAATTAAATGTATATATTTTTGTTGGAAGAGACTGTAAATACCTGGGAACTGGGAAGAAGTTGATTCAGGGGTTGCGGAGAGTGAGTAGTGATGTAAACGAGATCGAGATTCAGGGGCTGTTTTCAATTAagattctgaaggagagaggatTTTAAGATTCTGGATTTTGACTAAAAAATCTTGCAGAGTTTGcgtgatttttagaaattttttaaaatctCATTATTTTGCggattttaaaatattaaaatttaccTACTAAATTCATCAAAATTTACATATTTGtcaaataaaacaaaatttataaacttttgaataccatcatattttagtaaaaattttaaaatctaaattgaataacCTAAAATTTTGATAGTTTTTAAATCTAAATTGAATATACTCATATTTTAATGAATTTTTTacaatccaaattgaatacctcCAAATTTTGAAGAACTTTTCAAATTCTAAATTGAATACCATGAActttgaaaatccttacaaaTCTTACTTGAATACACCTCCGTTAGTGTGCTACTATTTATATTTCATTAAAATTTATTGTTGGTTTGAAAAATCTTAAATTAAGTAACTTATAATTTAAATTGAATAAGTAATTTACAAGTTGATGAATACTTATAAATTATACTAGTGTGGTgctatttataatttattaaaatttaggCTATCAGATTGAAGCTTTTTTTGGTCAAAAGGCTATCAAATTGAAGCTTGaactaataaataataataaataagttaaaaactattaaaatttgttatatattatatatagagCCCAAAGAGAAGGATAAAGGTAGATAATTTAGAGAATGAAGATATTTTCTTATTCATATCAATTCACGAATATACCGTTTATATAGTGCTCTCATCAAGGTAAAAAGTCATGGACCTGTAAAGTTAAGTATCTTACATGGAATGAAATATCAAAGGTCTAGATTTTGGAATAATCTAACGTCATTCACACATATATACATAACACTCCCACTTGAATGACATGTCTTACTAAGATAAATCATGTGGGAAAAACTCTAGTGAAGGAAAAAGACTATATGTATTATACATAATTTAATTTGAGAAATGTATCATGTCTCCACCTCATTTTAACATAAATCTCAAATTTTACGCATTCCAATCTTATTTACCAATTTCTTGAAGGATGATGTCAGAAAGTGCTTTTGTAAACAAATCAGCTGGATTTTCATACGAGCGAATTTGACAAACATCAATTTTCCCCTTTGCCGCAGTTCATGAGTGAAAAAGAATTTTGGAACATCTGCTTTATCCTATTGTAATATACGTTAATtttagataataataataataataataataataataataacaataataagaataatatattttgaaTGAGAGatcaaattataaaaagaaaaggACTGCTTTTAAATATTTAGTTATCTATTAAATTCTAGTTCTAATATTAATAATATACTTTGGGCGATATATATACAACACACCGGTTATTATTTAAGTACACGTGTCTAATAATAAAACCCCAAAAAGAGAGGCTACAGAGGGAAGAGAAACAGAGGAGAGGAAACAGAGGCGCCTGTATATAATATAGCATGTTGGGTCGCTCCTTTTCTATCAAATATCAACAAGATCAGGTATCATTAATTAGAGTTGTGTAATTAAATTAAGCAGTACCATGTTGGTTGTGTAGATTTTAATTTGTGTATACTAGTATTATGACTCATATGATTAATTGATATGTTAGTG
This sequence is a window from Apium graveolens cultivar Ventura chromosome 9, ASM990537v1, whole genome shotgun sequence. Protein-coding genes within it:
- the LOC141684249 gene encoding ergosterol biosynthetic protein 28 produces the protein MKALGWWLVLVGCLRLASVWFGFFDIWALRLAVFSLSPMTEVHGRTFGVWTLLTCTLCFLCAFNLENKPLYTATFLSFVYAFGHFLTEYLIYQTMAIGNLTTVSVFAGTSMLWMLLQWNAHQPKLQVTLKVE